The DNA sequence ACCGCTTTTGGCTTACGCGGTCTATCATTACCACGGCCTTCACCACGATTACCACGACCTTCGCCACGAGCATCACGACGATTATCTCTTCTACCATCGCGATTACCGCGCTCGTTACGATCACGAGATTCTCTGCGCGGCTTAGGATCTTCTTTTGGCTGTAATGGTTGCTTCAATTGCTTTTGATACAATAAGGCAGCAGCCAAATCTAACATAGATAATTCAGACTCTTCTGCCATTTTCTCGATAATTTCGCGCATGCTTGCAATATCTTTCTCTTGCGCAATAGTCGCGATTTCATTACGAGTGCGTTCAATACGTGTTTTACCTATCTCTTGAATGCTAGGCAATTCATACATTTCAACCTTACCAGAGGTTAAACGCTCGTAGTGACGCAATGAATACATTTCTCTTGGGCGAACAAATGAGATTGATGTACCTTCACGACCCGCACGACCTGTACGGCCAATACGGTGAACATAAGCTTCGTTGTCACCAGGTAAGTCGTAGTTGATAACCAAAGAAATACGTGGGATATCTAAACCACGAGCAACAACATCAGTTGCCACTAAAATTGACGATTTACCCGACTTCATTTGCTCAATACAACGTTCACGTTGCGCTTGGTTCATATCACCATTTAACGCCATTGCCGGATAACCGGCACGCTCTAATTTCTCGGCAACATCTACGGTATCGTTACGTGTGCGAACAAAAATAATCATGGCATCGTAATCAACCACTTCAGCAATACGCTCTAATGCGGTCATTTTATTGATACCGCTTACTTTCCATGCAAACTGATTGATATTCGCTTTGGCTTTTTTAACTGCCGCAATTTTAATATGCTCAGGATCTTTTAAGAAACGATTAGCAATTTTGCGAATTGCTGGTGGCATAGTGGCTGAGAATAATGCCATTTGTGTTGTTTCTGGTAAGTGATCTAGAATCCACTGAATATCTTCTAAAAAGCCCATGTTAAGCATTTCATCAGCTTCATCAAGTACACAAAAGCTTAAGCTATCTAGTTTTAAGCTCTTACGACGTAAGTGATCCATTAAACGCCCTGGCGTACCAACAACGACTTGTGCACCACGTTCTAACTGTTGAAATTGTGGACCGTAAGATTGACCACCATAGAGTGTAGCAACGCGAAGCCCTTTAATGTTTTTACCAAAAGATTCAATTGCTTCTGATACTTGCATAGCAAGTTCACGCGTTGGTGCTAACACCATTAATTGTGGTTTGCGAATTGAGGTATCAATTTGCGCTAATGCTGGCAAACCAAAAGCAGCAGTTTTACCTGTACCGGTTTGAGCTTCACCTAATACGTCTTTACCCGCTAATAATGGCGGAATAGTTTGAGATTGAATAGCAGTTGCCGACGTAAAGCCAATTGCTGTTAATGCAGATAATAAGTTTTCAGGCAAGCCTAAAGTGTCAAAGCCAATAGTGGCATTGTTTTGATCAGTCATATAATTTTATCTTCTCTGGGCAGGCTGCTTATTGCACTGTGTGCGAAAGAAAAATAAAGACAAAACATCCCCAGCACCAAACAAAGTAAGGTGCGGTAAACCAGTCTTCAAATTTTTGCTAAGTCTTAACCTGCGTACATATACGAGGAAACCACCAGGGAGACTTAAAGCGCATAACGTAAACTAACGTTATATTTATTGCTAACGCTGACTTGGTTAGCTTGGTAAGTCTATAGGGCGGTATAACCCTCACTCATTTTTATTTGTTTATTATCGCAATAATAAACATCAATAAGCTCTTATCGAGCCATGTTGATTTAGCTTAGTTGAAAATATTCGCTTAAAAAATCAACATCCCTTTTATCGAGGCGCGCATTATACAGTAGTTTACTATTTACGCAAGCGTTAAAGCTAACAGCTCATTTATAAAATGATGTCTTGGTAAAGATCTGAGTATTGTTTTTTGTGGGAGTGATATAAAAATTTACGCAGAGATTCCCGCCCCTGCTCGATATTTTTAAATTTTGCTGCAACGATGTCATCGTCTGAGCGCACCGGATCAATCGCCAATTTAACACTTTCATGATCCGGTAATCGCATTTCTAATGCAGAATTGCCTAATGCATGAACATCCTTGCTAATCCCCTTGGCTTTAAAGGTAACGCCAGTGCCCGATAAAGATAAGATTTCTACCTCTTTGTTTTGACAAAGATTAATCAAAGAAACATTGTCTAATGTCGTAACTCGCCAGCTACGTTGATGCCCTTGTACATCAATAATTTCTGGAATACCAAGCTCAGGAAGAAACTCCCCCTGACTAGAAATTGATAAAGAAACCGGGAACCATAATTGATAGTGACTAATTTCAGCTAACAAGGTTAACTTACTATTACCTAGCACCTTTTTTAAATTGCTAGGAATGGTTGTTTGCACGCTAAGTTGATGCTTTTGCTCATTTAATTGACACTCAGATGAGGGTTCAGCAAAAATATCTTTAAAAAACGCTAGCTCTTCAGATGACAGTTCCATGATCGCTTATAATGATTTGTTATTTTTATGCAGCGCACTATAACGAAATATTAACATTAGTTCAAATATCGAGCTATTTCATCGCAATAAGCCAGAGTTGAAAAGGTTTATCACGAACCTTAATTGCGACTCTTATTAACAAAGTCACACTGTCAATTTCTCGAATAATTCGCTCAAACTAAACGAAATAGAGATAAAAACGAGATTAAAATGATTTAGGATTATTAATCACATCATCTAGATTAGGATAAGATAGGTGCTTACATTCGCTAGAAGTTAAAATAGTTTAAGTAACCAATTTAAATAACTAATTAAAGTAACTAATTAAAGTAACTAAAGAGAAAGAGAAGTCTCAATGATTAAAAAACTCAATCATGCCGGTGCCTTATTGACCATCATTTTTGTGCTGATATTTGCCAGTACAATTCAAGCAACTGAAAACGCAGTAACAAATAAGGCCAAATTAACCTTTCAGGATGTCTTTCATTTTAAAAGTGCTAAAGCTAAAGTCATCTCCGAAGACGGCGCTAGCTTAGCTTTCATTGCCAAGCCTTATCGCGGTGAAACGCAAGGACAAGTTTATAATTTAACCGCCAATCAACTCATCACATCAGTTGAACATGCTAGCGATGTAGAATTTAATAAACAAGGTAATTGGGCCGCTTTTACCGTTAAAGCAAGTTTACTTTCAATAGAAAAAGCCAATAAAAAACAAAGCAAAAAATTAAAAAAAGAAATGTCATTAACCCTAGTTAAGGTTGCTGATGGTACTCAATATCATTACCCGAACATTGCTGACTTTAAAATATCAAATGATGGCAACTGGCTCGCCTATCGCACGATAAGCAAAGAAAGTGCAGATAATGAAGAAAATGAGGAAAGTGAAGACTCTGCCTCGAACGAAAAGAAAAGCGGCGAAACTGAAAAAAACACTGACATTAACGCGGATAAAAAAGATAAAGTTTATCCATTAACACTGATTAACCTTACAGACTTTACCCTTAGTGAAATTGACTCAGTCCTGCATTATAGCTTCTCAGCAAGTAATCAAAAATTAGCATATTCTAATACCACAGATAAACAACAAAACAACCAAATAAGCGTTAAAGACTTAGATGATTTATCAGCTACGCCAACAGTTATTGCCAGCAAAGCCGGTTTACATACCAGTAGGTTAGTTTGGCACCCTAAAAAAGACATATTAGCCATAGCATCTAGTAATTACCAAAATACTGACTTGCGCCGTCGTCCATATACCATCGAACTTTGGCATGGCAAAACTCAGCAACTAGCTAAGCTAGCTAATCCACATAAAAACTGGTTCACTGATAAAACGGCCAAATTACTTTGGTCTGAGCAAGGTGAAAGATTATATTTTCAAAACAGCCCTGCCATAGCTAAAAAGCCTAAAACGCTTAAAGTAAGCGCTAAAGAGGATCTTTATAATTACGCTACCATTCGCCAAGATACAGACCTTAGCGTCTGGCACCCTAAAGATAACTACACCAAGCCAAGAGAGAAAGTACTCTGGCAGAAAGAAAACAAACACAAGCATTATCAAGCGGTTTATCATCTAGATGCTGAAAAGTCAGTTCAATTAACAAGCCCAGAATTAGCAAAAACTAGCTTACATACAGAAAGAACACACCTATTAGCGCGAGACCCTAGCCCCTACTTCCATAGTGAAAACTATTTAGGTAGTTACTCAGACTTCTATGCTGTCGATATTGACACAGGTGAAAAAACGCTAATTCAAAAAAATACCTTATCTTATAACAAGCCAAGCCTATCGCCTGATGGTAACTATGCGGTGTATTTGCTTAACAATAAGCTACTGCTTAAAAACCTGGCATCAGGTAAAACAACACCATTAACCGTGAATAACCAGCATATATTTAGTGACGAGCAACACGATTACCCAAGCCCGAATGAAGGTTACGGTTATGCCGGTTGGATAAGTGATAACAAATCTGTGTTAGTTTATTCAAAGCATGATATCTGGTCATTTAACGTCGATACTTTTAAGGCAACACAACTAACCCATGGCGCTAAACTTAATATCCGCTACCGTGTTAAGCACTTTGATGCGAAAAAAGTCGGCTTTAACCCTCAAGATAAGCTATACCTTACCGCCCACAATCTTAGCAATAAGGAAACTGAGCTAGCGCAATTAGATTTAACTAGCAAAACAGTAACGTCACTGGCATCAGAGCAAGCTAAATTCAGCTATATTGCCAAGGCGAAATCAGCTAAGACAATATTATTTTCACAAGAAGATTATCATACCTACCCTGATATCTGGGTGACTCAGGATAACTTTGCCAGCACAAGCAAAGTAACCCAGTTAAATCCACAAATTGAACAATTCTCATGGGGGCAAACTCCTGAGCTTATCCGTTATAAAGGTTATAACGGTGAAGAATTGCAAGGAACCTTAATCAAACCAGCCGGCTATCAACAAGGCGATAAAGTCCCTGTGATTATTTATTTTTATCGCTATATGAGCCAGCGACGTTACGACTTTCCTAAAATGGTGTTAAATCATCGCCCTAACTTCCCTATGTTTACCTCTAATGGCTACGCAGTGTTTCTGCCTGATATTCGCTTTGAAATAGGTAAACCTGGTCCTTCTTCTACACAAACTATGATAAATGCTGCC is a window from the Litorilituus sediminis genome containing:
- a CDS encoding alpha/beta hydrolase family protein — protein: MIKKLNHAGALLTIIFVLIFASTIQATENAVTNKAKLTFQDVFHFKSAKAKVISEDGASLAFIAKPYRGETQGQVYNLTANQLITSVEHASDVEFNKQGNWAAFTVKASLLSIEKANKKQSKKLKKEMSLTLVKVADGTQYHYPNIADFKISNDGNWLAYRTISKESADNEENEESEDSASNEKKSGETEKNTDINADKKDKVYPLTLINLTDFTLSEIDSVLHYSFSASNQKLAYSNTTDKQQNNQISVKDLDDLSATPTVIASKAGLHTSRLVWHPKKDILAIASSNYQNTDLRRRPYTIELWHGKTQQLAKLANPHKNWFTDKTAKLLWSEQGERLYFQNSPAIAKKPKTLKVSAKEDLYNYATIRQDTDLSVWHPKDNYTKPREKVLWQKENKHKHYQAVYHLDAEKSVQLTSPELAKTSLHTERTHLLARDPSPYFHSENYLGSYSDFYAVDIDTGEKTLIQKNTLSYNKPSLSPDGNYAVYLLNNKLLLKNLASGKTTPLTVNNQHIFSDEQHDYPSPNEGYGYAGWISDNKSVLVYSKHDIWSFNVDTFKATQLTHGAKLNIRYRVKHFDAKKVGFNPQDKLYLTAHNLSNKETELAQLDLTSKTVTSLASEQAKFSYIAKAKSAKTILFSQEDYHTYPDIWVTQDNFASTSKVTQLNPQIEQFSWGQTPELIRYKGYNGEELQGTLIKPAGYQQGDKVPVIIYFYRYMSQRRYDFPKMVLNHRPNFPMFTSNGYAVFLPDIRFEIGKPGPSSTQTMINAAQKLIDLGIAHPDKIGLQGHSWAGYQSAFMITQTDIFKAVVSGAPVSNMTSAYGGIRLKSGKTRQFQYESGQSRIGKSLFEARDLYIENSPLFFADKVNTPILIMFGDKDDAVPWHEGVQYYLALRREGKDAIFLQYEGEPHHLKKFANQVDFSIRMKEYFDHYLMGKPKAKWMQEGEPYIDEDE
- a CDS encoding DEAD/DEAH box helicase, with amino-acid sequence MTDQNNATIGFDTLGLPENLLSALTAIGFTSATAIQSQTIPPLLAGKDVLGEAQTGTGKTAAFGLPALAQIDTSIRKPQLMVLAPTRELAMQVSEAIESFGKNIKGLRVATLYGGQSYGPQFQQLERGAQVVVGTPGRLMDHLRRKSLKLDSLSFCVLDEADEMLNMGFLEDIQWILDHLPETTQMALFSATMPPAIRKIANRFLKDPEHIKIAAVKKAKANINQFAWKVSGINKMTALERIAEVVDYDAMIIFVRTRNDTVDVAEKLERAGYPAMALNGDMNQAQRERCIEQMKSGKSSILVATDVVARGLDIPRISLVINYDLPGDNEAYVHRIGRTGRAGREGTSISFVRPREMYSLRHYERLTSGKVEMYELPSIQEIGKTRIERTRNEIATIAQEKDIASMREIIEKMAEESELSMLDLAAALLYQKQLKQPLQPKEDPKPRRESRDRNERGNRDGRRDNRRDARGEGRGNRGEGRGNDRPRKPKAVRNDVDWQTYRLEVGKDHGARPGDIVGAIANEISLDSSYIGQINLHEKHSFVQLPKGMPTDSFKRLKGVRVRRQPLAISASDAPIQSQCPPRKDRSQRHN